The nucleotide sequence CGAATAGAAATAGGCCAACGCGTGCACCGCCTCTTTCGGCTTGTAACCGACACTCTGAGCGATCGCACAGGTCAGCGGGGAATCTGGCACATAGGGCAGATCGACGTGCTGTTGTAAGCGTCGCCCCAGTTCTTCAAGAAAACCTTTGGTGAAAACCGGATCAGCGGCTCGCAAGAAGGCCTCCTCGCCACCTTCGATCAAAATCAAAGATGGATGATTGCGGCGTTCCTTGATGACCGTCACTGCTTCCTGATAAATCCGTTCAACGAATGATGGCTCCTGAGAAATATTCGCCGTCCCCAAGGGAATGACGTCCTGCCAAACGGTCAGGCCCGCTTCATCGCAGTACTGATAAAACTCAGGAATCTCCGGCGGATGCCAGCCAAAGATGCGGATGTTGTTCATATTGGCCGCTTTGGCCAAATCGATCAGCGTCTTGTATTCATCCGGCGACGTGCGCCCCACAAAGATGTCCGGCGGCCCGCCCCAACATGCCGAACGAATGAAATGCCGCTTACCGTTCAGCATCACCGTGCGCGGAAAGCTAACCTCATCCGGACCGAACCCCGGATTCCATTCCATTTTGATTTGGCGAATTCCAAAGGTCTCGGTTTGTTGGTGATGAACGACATCGTCACAGCGCACTTCGATCGTTGCGTTGTACAGATTGGGTTTGCCCAGGTCCCAAGGCCACCAAAGTTGCGGATCGGTGATATCGATCTTCGCCGTCACCACTTGCTTACCAGGCTTCACTCGGGTCTGTACTTCAGTCGCCAAGGGTTCGGATGAGAAGTTTTTGCCTTCAATAGCAATGGGCATCTTGATCTCCATCGCCTGGTCCGCGTGGTTCTCGACAGTGACTTCGAACTCAACCCGCGATGAACCATCATCGCGAACCGCGGGCTTCACATAGACGTCATCGATCCGCACCTTGCCAGATGCCACCAACCGAACCGGACGCCAAATCCCGAACGGCACCAGATCACGCCAATAGTCACCAAACCACGGTGTCTTCAGCCCAGCCACCTTGTGATTGACCTGGGGTGGTGGATCCAGTTTGACCATCAAAATATTCCGGCCCTTGTCCCACCTGGGTCCGCTGTTGACGAAGTCCGTGACGTCAAATGCGAACGGGCTGAACATCCCTTCGTGACGGCCAAGCTTGTTCCCGTTCAGCCACACGTCGCATGCATAGTCGACACCGTCAAATTCCAGACGAACGACTTTGTCTTCCAGCGTTTCGCCGACGTCAAATTGCAGCGAATACCACCATTCATCCAACATGACCCACTGCGCCTTGGTGCTATTGCGTCCCCAATAGGGATCCTCCAAAACCCCAGCTTTCCAAAGGTCCGTATAGACGTCCCCGGGGACGCGGCCAGAAATCCACACGTGGGTTTCGATGTCAGCGGGTGGCAATTCGTGCAGCCCCTGGACCACACCCTGACCCGGACGCATTCGCTTCAGCTTCCAGCGATAGCCGCTGAGGTCTTGGACCAGGTTTCCACTTCGAACCAGATCCCCCGCGCCAGGCTGCGCTATTGCCGTCAGGCACGGTACGCAAAGGCAGCAGAGGGTGGCGACCGTCAAGACAGACAATCGAAACCGTTTTCGCGCAACGACCAAACCTCGTTGAATCCGCATGACCATCCCACTCGTCAATGACAACTTGAACCAA is from Crateriforma conspicua and encodes:
- a CDS encoding glycoside hydrolase family 2 protein — encoded protein: MRPGQGVVQGLHELPPADIETHVWISGRVPGDVYTDLWKAGVLEDPYWGRNSTKAQWVMLDEWWYSLQFDVGETLEDKVVRLEFDGVDYACDVWLNGNKLGRHEGMFSPFAFDVTDFVNSGPRWDKGRNILMVKLDPPPQVNHKVAGLKTPWFGDYWRDLVPFGIWRPVRLVASGKVRIDDVYVKPAVRDDGSSRVEFEVTVENHADQAMEIKMPIAIEGKNFSSEPLATEVQTRVKPGKQVVTAKIDITDPQLWWPWDLGKPNLYNATIEVRCDDVVHHQQTETFGIRQIKMEWNPGFGPDEVSFPRTVMLNGKRHFIRSACWGGPPDIFVGRTSPDEYKTLIDLAKAANMNNIRIFGWHPPEIPEFYQYCDEAGLTVWQDVIPLGTANISQEPSFVERIYQEAVTVIKERRNHPSLILIEGGEEAFLRAADPVFTKGFLEELGRRLQQHVDLPYVPDSPLTCAIAQSVGYKPKEAVHALAYFYSMGRWLMEDWYRSLDFPIVPELAITSVPSVESLKRFIPPDELWPPGPSWGHHWADLDRLRMQNFDCFGDERTGSLEEFVNATQDAQGTIFQLAVEHFRRAKPRCSGVSLCHFITYWPDMKWGIVDAYQQPKRSYEYVKRAYQPLLVSLDFERRRWKPGESLDAKVWLINDTYQSHQDCTVQLVIKNSDGAHLAVKDFDVALVDEDSSLAIGELKWKVDATVEDSFNVSLSLLDADGAVLSSNQYQLLIGDQELARQRMAAMGKIRSQANLKYTYGNYYRFFPSMIGEADPSSGSADGVPRAGGFSKNQP